In Methanobacterium formicicum, the following are encoded in one genomic region:
- the lysA gene encoding diaminopimelate decarboxylase encodes MKLHFKTNEKGNLDIGGADALELAQKYGTPLYVTDEMRVRNNYQRVYQAFSKEYEDFKIFYAAKANTSLAMMRILEQEGSCIDAVSPGEIYTALMAGFQPERILYTGNNVTSEELKFAVDAGVRLNLDSISMLERLAKIPGAEGMEISFRVNPMVGAGHHDHCITGGELSKFGIMEQEAVEVYQKAHDLGFKPVGIHTHIGSGILDPEPFKLAVQVLMDVAGRVHKEAGVTFEFIDFGGGLGIPYTPDEGLLDIEKFAQEIVALYQAKLAEHDMGNPTMCIEPGRYIVGDASYLLTQVNTVKQSYRKFVGVNAGFNTLLRPTMYGSYHHILVADKPEAKPMEKIDVAGNVCESGDLFARDRPLPEIKEGDILAIMNAGAYAFSMASQYNSRLLPAEVMVCNGDIDIIRERENFADLFRKQNIPLRLLK; translated from the coding sequence ATGAAATTACACTTCAAGACCAATGAAAAAGGCAATCTGGACATCGGTGGTGCTGATGCTCTGGAGCTTGCCCAAAAATATGGAACACCCCTTTACGTTACCGATGAAATGAGGGTGAGGAATAATTATCAAAGGGTTTATCAAGCTTTCAGTAAAGAGTACGAGGATTTTAAAATATTCTACGCAGCCAAGGCCAACACCAGCCTGGCCATGATGAGAATATTAGAACAGGAAGGAAGCTGTATTGATGCTGTATCTCCCGGTGAAATATACACTGCACTAATGGCCGGGTTTCAGCCCGAGAGGATCCTCTACACTGGTAACAATGTAACCAGCGAAGAACTGAAATTTGCAGTGGATGCCGGAGTTCGCCTGAACCTGGACAGTATATCCATGTTAGAACGCCTGGCCAAAATTCCCGGGGCAGAAGGAATGGAAATTTCCTTCCGGGTTAATCCCATGGTGGGTGCCGGACACCACGACCACTGTATAACTGGTGGAGAACTATCCAAGTTTGGTATAATGGAACAGGAAGCAGTAGAAGTCTACCAGAAAGCCCATGACCTGGGTTTCAAACCAGTGGGTATCCACACCCATATCGGTTCCGGCATTCTGGACCCCGAGCCATTCAAACTCGCAGTACAGGTTCTCATGGATGTCGCTGGTAGGGTGCATAAGGAAGCAGGGGTTACCTTCGAATTTATTGATTTCGGTGGGGGGTTGGGAATACCTTACACTCCAGACGAGGGATTACTGGATATTGAAAAATTCGCGCAAGAAATTGTGGCTCTCTACCAGGCCAAGCTCGCCGAACACGATATGGGTAACCCAACCATGTGCATAGAACCCGGTCGTTACATTGTGGGAGATGCATCTTATCTCTTAACTCAGGTAAACACAGTTAAACAGAGTTATAGAAAATTTGTAGGAGTTAACGCTGGATTTAACACTTTACTGAGGCCTACCATGTACGGTTCCTACCACCACATTCTGGTGGCAGATAAACCAGAAGCAAAACCCATGGAAAAAATTGATGTGGCGGGAAATGTATGTGAATCCGGAGACCTCTTCGCCCGCGATCGGCCACTGCCCGAAATCAAAGAAGGAGATATCCTGGCTATTATGAATGCTGGTGCCTACGCTTTCAGCATGGCCAGCCAGTACAATTCCCGGCTACTGCCCGCCGAAGTTATGGTATGTAATGGTGATATAGACATTATCAGGGAACGTGAAAACTTCGCAGACCTTTTCAGAAAACAGAACATTCCCTTGAGGCTATTAAAATGA
- the dapF gene encoding diaminopimelate epimerase, translating to MSERKILLFHKMHGLGNDYVVIDESVEEIIPEEKKGEISAELCTRGFSVGADGVIFVVKSTKSDIRFRIFNSDGSEAEMCGNGIRCFGKYVYENDVLKQKQMSVETLGGTKELTLHVENGTVKSIRVDMGTATFKTREVPMASDKEEFIDQELLVEGEPLKLTAVNVGNPHAIVFTDDLEDVALDHIGPLLENHDAFPERTNVHFVGVLSPQEVEMLTWERGAGFTMACGTGATGTVISGYKLGLLNKEVLVHLPGGDLQITVYEKDGNLGAFMEGDAVSVFEGIMEVEL from the coding sequence ATGAGTGAAAGAAAAATTTTATTATTTCATAAAATGCACGGACTAGGAAACGATTATGTGGTGATTGATGAATCCGTTGAGGAAATAATTCCCGAAGAGAAAAAGGGAGAAATTTCCGCTGAACTTTGCACCAGAGGATTCTCCGTAGGTGCAGACGGAGTTATATTCGTGGTTAAATCCACTAAATCAGATATAAGATTCCGTATATTTAACAGTGACGGTAGCGAAGCAGAAATGTGCGGTAATGGAATCCGCTGCTTTGGCAAATACGTTTATGAAAACGATGTCCTGAAACAGAAACAGATGAGTGTGGAAACCCTGGGTGGAACCAAAGAACTGACGCTACATGTTGAAAATGGTACGGTGAAATCCATACGGGTAGACATGGGAACTGCTACCTTCAAAACCAGGGAAGTGCCTATGGCTAGTGATAAAGAGGAATTCATTGATCAGGAGTTACTAGTTGAGGGTGAGCCTTTGAAGCTCACCGCCGTCAACGTGGGAAACCCCCATGCCATTGTATTCACTGATGACTTGGAAGATGTGGCCCTGGACCATATAGGCCCTCTCCTGGAGAATCATGACGCATTCCCTGAAAGGACCAATGTGCACTTTGTAGGGGTGTTAAGCCCACAAGAAGTGGAAATGTTGACCTGGGAAAGAGGTGCTGGTTTCACCATGGCTTGCGGTACCGGAGCCACTGGTACGGTTATTTCTGGATACAAACTAGGCTTACTCAACAAGGAGGTCCTGGTCCACCTGCCAGGGGGAGACCTGCAGATAACCGTGTATGAAAAAGACGGGAATCTTGGTGCTTTCATGGAAGGGGATGCAGTTAGTGTCTTTGAAGGTATAATGGAAGTGGAACTTTAA
- a CDS encoding DUF488 domain-containing protein has translation MIRIKRAYQSPAQKDGYRIMVDRVWPRGVSKQRLKMDAWLKDIAPSHDLRRWLTQNSQRWEEFKTKYREELRDKSEFLNQILDLEREKETVTLVYTSGNTEHNSAIVLKEVLDELKS, from the coding sequence ATGATTCGCATAAAAAGAGCTTATCAGTCACCTGCCCAGAAGGATGGGTACAGGATAATGGTTGATCGAGTATGGCCTCGTGGAGTGTCAAAACAACGTTTAAAAATGGATGCATGGCTAAAAGATATAGCCCCCAGCCATGATCTGCGCCGGTGGCTTACTCAAAATTCCCAAAGATGGGAAGAATTCAAAACTAAATACCGAGAAGAATTAAGGGATAAATCTGAGTTTTTAAATCAGATACTGGACTTGGAAAGGGAAAAAGAAACAGTCACCCTGGTTTACACATCAGGCAACACAGAACACAATAGTGCCATAGTTCTGAAAGAAGTCTTGGATGAATTAAAATCCTAA
- the cobJ gene encoding precorrin-3B C(17)-methyltransferase yields MIRIIGIGPRREDMTLRALKALEKSDVVIGYGGYTRQIKDLLEGKQIISKGMGQEVDRAELAIDYSKKGYQVAVISSGDPGVYGMANVIHQVRGKYSDVDVEVIPGVTAVNYSAALLGSPLHDFAVISLSDILTPLSEIKRKVRAAAAADFIIAFYNPRSKRRTKPLNEALKILRRIRNLQTPVGIVKTSDNGSEVRIVSLGELIEEEVDMNTTLLVGNTFTYVDDGKMVTPRGYVLPHSTHPLAEEFYQNYLAGEGSKGPNRGCEYYPCHQHPQNCTFCYCPFYPCGDPSTGGHWIKEKKVWSCDQCTWIHQDNTVQCIEGKLPSIMEKVEDLEDKKKELLKLRRECIYHTK; encoded by the coding sequence ATGATAAGAATTATTGGTATTGGACCACGCCGGGAAGACATGACCTTAAGGGCACTTAAAGCCCTGGAAAAATCAGACGTGGTAATTGGATACGGTGGTTACACCCGGCAGATTAAGGATCTTCTGGAAGGTAAACAGATCATCTCTAAGGGTATGGGTCAAGAGGTAGACCGGGCAGAGTTAGCCATTGATTATTCTAAAAAAGGCTATCAGGTTGCGGTTATAAGCAGTGGTGATCCTGGGGTTTATGGAATGGCCAATGTAATCCACCAGGTCCGGGGAAAATATTCTGATGTGGATGTGGAGGTAATTCCCGGAGTTACTGCTGTCAATTATTCTGCAGCCCTATTAGGATCGCCTTTACATGATTTTGCGGTTATAAGTCTCAGTGACATACTCACACCCCTCTCGGAGATTAAAAGGAAGGTTCGGGCAGCTGCCGCCGCTGATTTTATCATCGCCTTTTACAACCCCCGGAGTAAACGGAGAACTAAACCCTTAAATGAGGCTTTAAAGATACTCCGCAGGATTAGAAATCTTCAAACACCAGTGGGAATAGTTAAAACCAGTGATAATGGTTCTGAAGTTAGGATAGTATCTTTAGGGGAATTGATTGAAGAAGAAGTGGACATGAACACCACTTTACTGGTGGGAAACACCTTTACCTATGTGGATGATGGTAAAATGGTAACGCCTCGTGGATATGTACTTCCCCATTCCACTCACCCTTTAGCTGAAGAATTTTACCAGAATTATCTGGCTGGGGAGGGAAGTAAAGGACCTAACCGGGGTTGTGAATATTATCCCTGCCACCAACACCCCCAAAATTGTACATTTTGCTACTGTCCCTTCTATCCCTGTGGAGACCCATCTACCGGAGGGCACTGGATAAAAGAAAAGAAAGTATGGAGTTGCGACCAGTGTACCTGGATTCATCAGGACAACACAGTCCAATGCATAGAGGGTAAGCTCCCCTCAATCATGGAAAAAGTGGAAGACCTCGAGGATAAAAAGAAGGAGCTACTTAAATTAAGAAGGGAATGTATTTACCATACCAAATAA
- a CDS encoding DNA-directed DNA polymerase II small subunit codes for MTDNIINKFVDAEILLDESAYKKIKNYNDSAYLVDSLIKHMTTSSPEMMVLTGKVVEDYLERTSPDILKTTYHNDSKSQMKLVPQDYDFQILKDASNKSYTNGEIRDLSSYFRSRYHKLRDLLTYKRELKDSTSIKEAMSRDDVVNIVGMVNDIRYTKNNHKLIEVEDETGSATVLIHNENHEVFEHAERIVKDEVIGVLGSRKGTLVMANEIVNPGVPRIDEKPMDFATVFISDIHIGSSTFLDGAFKRFIDWINGDFGDEQQREIANNVKYVVVAGDIVDGIGVYPHQDKELTIKDIHEQYEEAARYFGDIPNVKIVVAPGNHDASRLAEPQPAIPEDYAKGLYELKNLEFVSNPAMVSLDGIKVLIYHGRSFDDMAMTVKGMSHQQSDLIMKELLEKRHLAPIYGERTPLASEIEDHLVIEEIPDVLHTGHVHINSYKRHKGVHLINSGTFQSQTEFQKIYNIVPTCAQVPVINNGSFKMLDFS; via the coding sequence ATGACTGATAATATAATAAATAAATTTGTTGATGCGGAAATATTGCTAGATGAGTCAGCTTACAAAAAGATAAAAAATTACAATGACTCCGCTTACCTAGTGGACTCTTTAATCAAACACATGACCACTTCTTCACCGGAAATGATGGTTCTCACCGGGAAAGTAGTGGAAGATTACTTGGAACGAACCAGTCCTGATATTCTGAAAACCACCTACCATAATGATTCCAAATCCCAAATGAAACTGGTCCCCCAGGACTATGATTTCCAGATTTTGAAAGATGCCAGTAACAAGTCCTACACCAACGGGGAAATCAGGGATCTTTCCAGTTATTTCCGGAGCAGGTATCATAAATTAAGGGATCTATTAACTTACAAACGAGAACTCAAAGATAGTACTTCTATTAAAGAGGCTATGAGTCGTGATGATGTGGTTAACATTGTGGGGATGGTTAATGATATACGTTACACTAAAAACAACCATAAACTCATTGAAGTGGAAGATGAAACTGGTAGTGCTACCGTACTTATTCACAATGAGAATCATGAAGTCTTTGAACATGCCGAAAGAATAGTTAAAGATGAAGTAATTGGTGTGCTGGGTAGTAGAAAAGGAACTCTGGTTATGGCCAACGAAATAGTAAATCCTGGAGTGCCCCGTATCGATGAGAAACCCATGGATTTTGCCACGGTATTCATCAGCGATATACATATTGGAAGCTCCACATTCCTTGACGGTGCTTTTAAACGATTCATTGATTGGATAAATGGAGATTTTGGCGATGAACAACAGCGGGAAATAGCAAACAACGTGAAATATGTGGTGGTTGCCGGAGATATAGTGGACGGAATTGGTGTTTACCCTCATCAGGATAAAGAGTTAACCATAAAGGACATCCATGAACAGTATGAAGAAGCAGCTCGATACTTTGGGGATATCCCCAATGTTAAAATAGTAGTAGCCCCTGGAAACCACGATGCCAGTCGTCTGGCAGAACCACAACCAGCAATACCTGAAGATTATGCTAAGGGCCTTTATGAACTGAAAAATTTGGAATTCGTAAGTAATCCGGCCATGGTAAGCTTGGATGGGATTAAAGTGCTAATATACCACGGCCGTAGCTTCGATGATATGGCCATGACAGTTAAAGGGATGAGTCACCAGCAATCTGATCTCATCATGAAAGAACTCCTGGAAAAACGGCATTTAGCACCCATATATGGGGAGAGAACTCCATTAGCCTCTGAAATTGAGGACCATTTGGTTATTGAAGAAATTCCCGATGTTTTACACACCGGACACGTGCATATTAACAGTTACAAAAGGCACAAAGGAGTGCATCTTATAAACAGTGGAACTTTCCAGTCTCAAACCGAGTTTCAGAAGATATACAACATCGTGCCCACCTGTGCTCAGGTTCCAGTGATAAACAACGGCAGCTTTAAAATGCTGGATTTCAGCTAA